Proteins encoded within one genomic window of Lysinibacillus louembei:
- the spoIIP gene encoding stage II sporulation protein P, which produces MKVMQRFCILLVILFLLPIMIGQLPFPNNQAAVNESKPAPEKKVVYAAATNLNPRPINATPKSMDILFVYTHSHEAYQPAVESKTGMKAVYDEQTNIFSMQQAMLNHFQLNNLQGSVLDVDVMNVMNQQGAGFHQAYQVVRPYIQEELAGNLYDLVIDFHRDAVGRKVTTLETPEMSFAKVAFVVGLDHPGYAGNLKYAEAIHAAMDSIVPGISRGVMKKSGAGVDGVYNQDLFHKMLLVELGGIDNTEEEILRTVAVLAQAIAKINASEQSGA; this is translated from the coding sequence ATGAAAGTAATGCAACGCTTTTGTATACTGCTTGTTATTTTATTTTTGCTACCAATTATGATAGGACAGCTTCCTTTTCCGAATAACCAAGCAGCTGTAAATGAGTCGAAGCCAGCACCTGAAAAAAAGGTCGTTTACGCTGCCGCAACGAATTTGAATCCGCGTCCTATAAATGCCACGCCTAAATCTATGGATATCCTTTTTGTTTACACACATTCCCATGAAGCTTATCAGCCAGCTGTAGAAAGCAAAACCGGTATGAAGGCTGTATATGATGAGCAAACAAATATTTTCTCAATGCAGCAAGCGATGCTGAATCATTTTCAATTAAATAATTTGCAAGGCTCGGTATTAGATGTAGATGTGATGAATGTGATGAATCAGCAAGGTGCAGGTTTTCATCAAGCATATCAAGTTGTACGTCCGTATATTCAAGAGGAATTGGCAGGGAATTTATACGATTTAGTCATCGATTTTCATCGTGATGCGGTGGGACGTAAGGTGACAACATTGGAAACGCCAGAAATGAGCTTTGCGAAAGTGGCATTTGTTGTTGGCTTAGATCATCCCGGTTATGCAGGTAATTTAAAATATGCAGAGGCAATTCATGCAGCGATGGACAGTATTGTGCCAGGCATTTCACGGGGTGTGATGAAAAAGTCAGGCGCAGGGGTAGATGGTGTCTATAATCAAGATTTATTTCATAAAATGCTGCTAGTAGAGCTTGGTGGCATTGATAATACAGAGGAAGAAATTTTGCGTACAGTGGCGGTATTAGCGCAAGCCATTGCGAAAATTAATGCAAGTGAGCAAAGCGGTGCCTAA
- a CDS encoding alpha/beta hydrolase gives MTETMLTSFDGTKLYFKKDVVDNAKGAVVIVHGLCEHASRYDYLTEKLVARSFSVYRFDHRGHARSEGNRVFYTDFNEIVDDVNAVVDVALQENPDVPVFVIGHSMGGFATTAFATKYPNKVKGFVLSGALTRYKKQLFGETPINLPSGTYLPNELGDGVCSDPAVVAAYVNDPLVEKQISVDLLNNLIAGIDWLKANPQQFVDPVFIMHGANDGLVSEEDSIALYSEIAATDKSLKIYGQLMHEIFNEPVRDEVIEEAISWIEKRV, from the coding sequence ATGACAGAAACGATGTTAACTTCATTTGATGGGACAAAGCTGTATTTCAAAAAAGATGTAGTGGACAATGCAAAAGGGGCAGTTGTTATCGTACATGGGTTGTGTGAGCATGCGAGCCGCTACGACTATTTAACAGAAAAGCTAGTAGCTCGTAGTTTTAGCGTATACCGTTTTGACCATCGTGGACATGCTCGCTCAGAAGGGAATCGCGTATTTTACACGGACTTCAATGAAATTGTAGATGATGTCAACGCAGTTGTTGATGTAGCGCTACAAGAAAATCCAGATGTGCCTGTTTTCGTTATTGGACATAGCATGGGTGGCTTTGCCACAACGGCCTTTGCCACAAAATATCCGAACAAAGTGAAAGGGTTTGTACTATCAGGTGCACTGACTCGCTATAAAAAGCAACTTTTTGGCGAAACACCTATTAATCTGCCATCAGGCACGTATTTACCGAACGAGCTGGGAGATGGTGTTTGTAGTGACCCAGCTGTTGTAGCAGCATATGTTAATGATCCGCTTGTAGAAAAGCAAATCTCGGTGGATTTATTAAATAATTTAATTGCAGGGATAGATTGGTTAAAGGCGAATCCACAGCAATTCGTAGATCCGGTCTTTATTATGCATGGAGCAAATGACGGACTTGTAAGCGAAGAGGATTCAATTGCATTATATAGCGAGATTGCTGCTACGGATAAATCATTAAAAATTTATGGACAATTAATGCATGAAATTTTCAATGAACCCGTGCGCGATGAAGTGATTGAAGAGGCCATTTCTTGGATTGAGAAAAGAGTATAA
- a CDS encoding HD domain-containing protein, with the protein MQEILFTKAFYLQQAELEQLRMAIGFAEQAHAGQYRISGEPYIIHPFAVTEILLDYQADITTLIAALLHDVVEDTHYTTEDITQQFGTKIAMIVEGLTKVDKKDVTGKDEYKAINLKKLLLAAQMDIRVAIIKVVDRLHNMRTLQVKTAQKQVPYASETLKIFSPLCKKLKLSYIRRELEELSFFYLKPSKYDKTKHCLKQYEQLLERLSQTLQTSLASTIPFTISYEMEPMYSAYSKIKDNEEFAAIAKMIITTSNALDCYQLVGDIHQMYQPIPHRFEDNMTNRTFNHYLKTTIMLDHLQLDIIIETTENRLRREQGVFYFLTDATREHQAHQLMDTFILTNHQLTQNAIEFYDFITFELLQETITAFTPALDTVYLPQDATIIDFAFTLNPALAKRMFGAKINGVEKPLTTKVAHLDIVELLVANQENQNLNEWLNFANSSKAQFAINQELA; encoded by the coding sequence ATGCAAGAAATTCTATTTACAAAGGCTTTCTATCTTCAGCAAGCCGAACTCGAACAGCTGCGCATGGCAATAGGGTTTGCAGAGCAGGCGCATGCAGGGCAATACCGAATAAGTGGAGAGCCTTATATTATTCATCCATTTGCTGTTACAGAGATTTTACTAGACTATCAAGCAGATATCACCACATTAATCGCCGCACTACTGCATGATGTTGTAGAGGACACACATTATACAACGGAAGATATCACACAGCAATTTGGCACAAAAATTGCCATGATTGTTGAAGGGCTCACAAAAGTAGATAAGAAAGACGTTACAGGGAAAGATGAATATAAAGCAATCAATTTAAAAAAGTTATTGCTGGCTGCCCAAATGGATATTCGAGTAGCCATTATTAAAGTTGTGGACCGTCTTCACAATATGCGTACATTGCAGGTAAAAACTGCTCAAAAGCAAGTGCCTTATGCAAGCGAAACATTAAAAATTTTCTCTCCTCTATGTAAAAAATTGAAATTATCCTATATACGACGGGAATTAGAAGAGCTAAGCTTCTTCTATCTCAAGCCTTCAAAATATGATAAAACAAAACACTGTTTAAAACAATACGAGCAGCTTTTAGAGCGCCTGTCTCAAACGTTGCAAACCTCGCTAGCATCAACTATCCCTTTTACGATTAGCTATGAAATGGAGCCGATGTATAGCGCCTATTCTAAAATAAAAGATAACGAGGAATTTGCAGCAATAGCAAAAATGATTATTACTACTTCTAATGCTCTAGATTGCTATCAACTAGTTGGCGACATTCACCAAATGTATCAGCCTATTCCCCATCGCTTTGAAGACAATATGACAAACCGCACATTCAATCATTACTTAAAAACAACGATTATGTTAGACCATTTGCAACTAGACATTATCATTGAAACGACAGAGAATCGACTGCGAAGAGAGCAAGGTGTTTTCTATTTTCTAACAGATGCTACAAGAGAGCATCAAGCACACCAGCTAATGGATACATTTATACTAACGAATCATCAGCTCACACAAAATGCAATTGAATTTTATGATTTCATCACATTTGAATTACTGCAAGAAACCATTACCGCATTTACACCCGCATTAGACACTGTCTATTTGCCACAAGATGCAACTATTATCGACTTTGCATTTACGCTAAATCCTGCGCTAGCTAAACGAATGTTTGGTGCTAAAATTAATGGTGTGGAAAAACCACTGACAACTAAGGTCGCCCATTTAGATATAGTAGAGCTTTTAGTTGCCAATCAAGAAAATCAAAATCTGAACGAATGGCTTAATTTTGCTAATAGCTCCAAGGCACAATTTGCAATTAATCAGGAGCTGGCATAA
- a CDS encoding response regulator, with the protein MKVLIVDDEPIMLLTMKRMLASIDGIELVGSFQQINEALAFLQQHEADIAFLDIEIAEDNGIELARNLRANNANLDIVFTTAHANYAMQAYDVYPLDYMLKPVSKSRLNQTIARAMSKRRTASTTENAVQNRLKVQTFGCLEVSSTQYGEVKWRSKKNKELFAYLLMKRGKSVAKMRLIEDVFPEMPVKNAETYLHTAVYQLRAVLKDHGFKSHVISGQEKYRLDLTNMDVDFLQFEQGVAMLTQINKDNEHVALELEKQVNGVLFEEPYFLWAAFEQESMSLLYTSFAKRLASWLLQRERYVTAVEIVRKIVVYDGFDEEANQLLLNLYGAMRDMYAFQQHYQQYVQRMQRELHLPPSMTMQQLYERYQKA; encoded by the coding sequence ATGAAGGTGTTGATTGTAGATGACGAGCCAATTATGCTGCTAACGATGAAACGTATGTTAGCAAGTATAGATGGGATTGAACTTGTTGGCAGCTTTCAACAAATAAATGAGGCATTGGCTTTTCTTCAGCAGCATGAGGCAGATATCGCGTTTTTAGATATTGAAATCGCTGAGGACAATGGCATCGAATTAGCGCGCAATTTACGTGCAAACAATGCAAATCTTGATATTGTATTTACGACGGCCCATGCGAATTACGCGATGCAGGCTTACGATGTTTATCCACTTGATTATATGTTAAAGCCAGTGTCGAAAAGCCGTTTGAATCAAACGATTGCAAGAGCTATGAGTAAGCGACGAACAGCGTCTACTACTGAAAATGCTGTGCAAAATCGCCTTAAAGTGCAAACATTTGGATGTCTCGAAGTAAGTAGTACACAATATGGTGAAGTGAAATGGCGCTCCAAGAAAAATAAAGAATTGTTTGCTTATTTGTTAATGAAGCGTGGGAAAAGCGTAGCAAAAATGAGGCTGATTGAGGATGTCTTTCCAGAGATGCCTGTAAAAAATGCGGAAACGTATTTACATACAGCCGTTTATCAGCTACGTGCGGTATTAAAGGATCATGGCTTTAAGAGTCATGTCATTTCTGGTCAGGAGAAATATCGCTTAGATTTGACGAATATGGATGTAGATTTTTTACAATTCGAGCAAGGAGTCGCAATGCTCACACAAATAAACAAAGATAATGAACATGTGGCGCTAGAGCTAGAAAAGCAAGTAAATGGTGTACTATTTGAGGAACCATATTTCTTATGGGCAGCTTTTGAGCAGGAGAGCATGAGCTTGTTATATACTTCCTTTGCCAAACGTCTTGCTAGTTGGCTATTACAGAGGGAACGCTATGTAACGGCTGTGGAAATCGTCAGGAAAATAGTAGTATATGATGGCTTTGATGAAGAGGCAAATCAGCTTTTGCTCAACCTATATGGAGCAATGAGGGATATGTACGCCTTCCAGCAGCACTATCAGCAATATGTGCAAAGAATGCAGCGAGAGTTACATTTACCACCATCAATGACGATGCAGCAGTTATATGAACGATATCAAAAAGCATAG
- a CDS encoding sensor histidine kinase — MVFSVELMLMIISLIMMGTIFFTLYRFRKVYGVIYMMALVICRMTYASSLILEKSSYLLAEKIFFRAIQQTSLILMIPCFILFVYLLINHQKTLKVGWKIAIFSPFISWSLLIWLDPYLHIVYHTSTLVDGQLLTVRTLYASSFNILCYAILAICFYHLFRYVWAIRNDFRRPGLFVLVLTSLPFVLEMIRFANPKWSTQLGTLSTFCSVTGLAILFIILKTKFLAIVPIAKHTVFDRFPESIVIMNAAGEVMESNAQGIQFFKLLGYSDIYNQKASELLTQWAAWQHLTQTMQQGVVDIEVWIQKIKKMYRVHVYPLQIGQGSVSLLVDITEQQRQLEEIAHLNKLKDQLVAVVSHDIRSPLAMQYQLIELLEEDRAHFDRDHQEIITKLGEQIRHTLTMSNNLLEWFRSQRNDVVLRPQVLLLADVVEECCQLVALHCEMKNLHVVNDMAQDTYVYADREIVSLVLRNLLSNAIKFTQAGGMIQIKAQSSGEMVIVSVRDNGLGMEEQQIEQLFHENQMRSTTGTAGEKGAGLGLLVSKQFMQLSGESIWAESAVRQGSVFYFTLRGEK, encoded by the coding sequence GTGGTTTTTAGTGTAGAGCTGATGCTAATGATAATATCTCTAATCATGATGGGTACTATTTTTTTCACCCTTTATCGCTTTAGAAAAGTATATGGAGTCATTTATATGATGGCGCTTGTCATTTGTCGAATGACGTATGCAAGTAGTCTAATCTTAGAGAAAAGTAGCTATTTATTAGCTGAAAAAATTTTTTTCCGTGCTATTCAGCAAACGTCGCTAATATTAATGATTCCTTGCTTTATACTCTTTGTCTATTTATTAATTAATCATCAAAAAACGCTTAAAGTTGGGTGGAAAATAGCGATTTTTTCACCCTTTATTAGCTGGAGCTTACTTATATGGCTTGACCCTTATTTACATATTGTCTATCACACAAGCACATTAGTAGATGGTCAATTGTTAACAGTTAGAACACTCTATGCAAGTAGCTTTAATATTTTGTGCTATGCGATTTTAGCCATTTGCTTCTACCATCTATTTCGCTATGTGTGGGCGATTCGCAATGATTTTCGCCGACCAGGTCTATTTGTCTTAGTATTGACCTCCTTGCCATTTGTGTTAGAAATGATTCGTTTTGCCAATCCAAAGTGGTCAACCCAGCTAGGTACATTGTCTACTTTTTGCAGTGTGACAGGATTAGCTATTTTGTTTATTATTTTAAAAACAAAATTTCTTGCGATTGTGCCAATTGCTAAGCATACTGTCTTTGATCGTTTCCCAGAGAGTATCGTCATTATGAATGCTGCTGGTGAAGTGATGGAAAGCAATGCGCAGGGGATTCAATTTTTTAAGTTATTAGGCTATAGCGATATTTATAATCAAAAGGCTTCAGAACTACTTACACAGTGGGCAGCATGGCAGCATTTAACACAGACGATGCAGCAAGGTGTTGTCGATATAGAGGTGTGGATACAAAAGATCAAAAAAATGTATCGTGTCCATGTCTATCCATTGCAAATAGGACAGGGCAGTGTCTCGCTTTTGGTAGATATAACAGAGCAACAGCGGCAATTAGAGGAAATAGCGCATTTGAACAAGTTAAAAGATCAGCTTGTTGCGGTCGTGTCCCACGATATACGTAGCCCGTTAGCGATGCAATATCAATTAATCGAGCTGCTAGAGGAAGATCGTGCGCATTTTGACAGAGACCATCAGGAAATAATTACAAAGCTTGGTGAGCAAATACGACACACACTTACTATGTCTAATAATTTACTAGAATGGTTCCGCAGTCAGCGAAATGATGTCGTCTTGCGACCTCAAGTGCTCCTGCTAGCAGATGTTGTGGAGGAATGCTGTCAATTAGTCGCTCTGCACTGTGAGATGAAAAATTTACATGTTGTCAATGATATGGCACAAGATACATATGTTTATGCAGATAGAGAAATAGTATCGCTCGTCCTGCGCAATTTATTATCCAATGCCATTAAGTTTACGCAAGCTGGTGGAATGATTCAGATTAAGGCGCAGTCATCAGGGGAAATGGTCATTGTATCTGTACGAGATAATGGTCTTGGTATGGAGGAACAGCAAATTGAACAGCTATTTCATGAAAATCAAATGCGCTCAACGACTGGCACGGCTGGTGAAAAAGGGGCAGGTCTTGGCTTATTAGTCAGTAAGCAGTTTATGCAATTAAGTGGTGAAAGTATATGGGCGGAAAGTGCTGTAAGGCAAGGGAGCGTTTTCTATTTTACACTGAGAGGTGAGAAGTAA
- a CDS encoding InlB B-repeat-containing protein, which translates to MKKIGLLLAIFVLILYGRSSSVKAAEENGFHYNVNGAEIEITNYTGPAGEIVIPNTLGSGGEPVTQIANEAFRNKGLTKVTVPHTVQVIGKEAFQNNQITNVNLFNTVKEIHQSAFANNALTEIILPHSVTTLGDYAFAENQLTTVDISPNITRLSSFAFADNLLTDVIIPVGVEEISQGAFSKNRLTHVSFPNTLKTLGQAVFSNNYLTDITFPNSLNNLGNWAFQENNVRTVTFNSSPTIGQEPFLSQGKYGVQQIYGGMFTAEDFLIEWDSSVPTLPFVIYAKYEYKVSFDTMGGTAINPLYVLSKGKIIEPGAPSKLDAIFDGWYENTTFNDRWDFSTDVVTKPLTLYAKWQSYYQVSFDTNGGSAVAMQHIIPNENITLPPPPTKVDHVFAGWYKDVLFTELWDFVNDKVMADTILYAKWTKNTSPPPVPAPIEKERSTYTVIFNVNGGTTVANQTLEEQQKVVEPTQPLKEGYTFVGWYKDAMFINKWNFTQDIVTENMILYAKWVENVVDIPDNSNEITEPTLEQPPACPIQFNDIASHWAQKMIEDIAGRCWVKGYPDSTFKPNDSIQRQHVAVIFTRAFDLLAVREMQEFTDITTKHRYYDAIAQVYQTGVFDGTEGKFNPEAPMTRAHMAKVLVEAFDLTSEQTSTFQDVPTTHWAYAYISILADHQIALGDGGYFKPNEPVTRAQFVAFMYRALQQ; encoded by the coding sequence ATGAAAAAAATAGGGCTTTTGCTCGCTATATTCGTATTGATTTTATATGGGAGGAGTTCATCAGTTAAAGCTGCGGAGGAAAATGGCTTTCATTACAATGTGAATGGTGCAGAAATTGAGATTACAAATTATACGGGGCCAGCAGGGGAGATTGTGATACCCAATACACTAGGCTCAGGGGGAGAGCCTGTTACACAAATTGCAAATGAGGCTTTTCGCAATAAAGGGTTAACAAAGGTGACAGTGCCACATACAGTACAAGTTATAGGGAAAGAAGCATTCCAAAATAATCAAATTACCAATGTCAATTTGTTCAACACAGTAAAAGAGATTCATCAATCGGCCTTTGCTAACAATGCGTTAACAGAAATTATTCTTCCACACAGTGTAACAACATTAGGGGATTATGCGTTTGCTGAGAATCAATTAACAACAGTCGATATCTCACCAAATATAACGAGACTATCATCGTTTGCCTTTGCTGATAATCTGTTAACTGATGTCATAATTCCAGTAGGTGTAGAAGAAATTAGTCAAGGTGCATTCTCTAAAAATCGATTAACACATGTCAGCTTCCCCAATACGCTTAAAACGCTAGGACAAGCTGTGTTTAGCAATAATTATTTAACAGATATCACATTTCCAAACTCCTTAAATAATTTAGGAAACTGGGCATTTCAAGAAAATAATGTGCGTACAGTGACATTTAATAGTAGCCCAACTATTGGGCAGGAGCCTTTTCTTAGTCAAGGGAAATATGGAGTGCAACAAATTTATGGAGGAATGTTTACAGCAGAAGACTTTTTGATAGAGTGGGATTCCTCTGTTCCAACATTACCATTCGTGATTTATGCTAAATATGAATATAAAGTGTCCTTTGATACAATGGGTGGGACAGCAATAAATCCTCTCTATGTACTGTCAAAAGGGAAAATAATAGAACCCGGAGCGCCGAGCAAGCTTGATGCGATATTCGATGGTTGGTATGAAAATACAACGTTTAATGATAGATGGGATTTTTCGACAGATGTCGTGACGAAGCCGCTAACATTGTATGCAAAATGGCAAAGCTATTATCAAGTGTCCTTTGATACAAATGGAGGTTCGGCTGTTGCAATGCAGCATATTATACCTAATGAGAACATTACATTGCCACCTCCACCAACAAAAGTAGATCATGTATTTGCAGGCTGGTATAAAGATGTGCTATTTACAGAGCTATGGGATTTTGTAAATGATAAAGTGATGGCAGACACGATACTTTATGCTAAATGGACGAAAAATACTTCGCCACCTCCAGTACCAGCACCTATTGAAAAAGAGCGATCCACTTATACAGTAATATTTAATGTAAATGGTGGGACAACAGTAGCTAATCAAACGCTTGAGGAACAGCAAAAGGTAGTGGAGCCGACACAGCCATTAAAAGAAGGCTACACATTTGTAGGCTGGTATAAGGATGCTATGTTCATAAATAAATGGAATTTTACGCAGGATATCGTGACAGAAAATATGATATTGTATGCAAAATGGGTGGAAAATGTAGTGGATATACCAGATAACTCAAATGAAATCACAGAGCCTACTCTGGAACAGCCACCAGCATGTCCAATTCAATTTAACGATATCGCCTCACATTGGGCACAAAAAATGATTGAAGATATCGCAGGACGCTGCTGGGTTAAAGGCTATCCTGATAGCACATTCAAGCCAAACGATTCCATTCAGCGTCAGCATGTAGCAGTAATATTTACTCGTGCATTTGATTTACTAGCAGTGCGTGAGATGCAAGAGTTTACAGATATTACGACGAAGCATCGCTATTATGATGCGATTGCTCAAGTGTATCAAACAGGGGTATTTGATGGAACAGAAGGCAAATTTAATCCTGAAGCACCGATGACAAGGGCACATATGGCGAAAGTGCTTGTGGAAGCATTTGATTTAACCTCAGAGCAAACAAGTACATTCCAAGATGTGCCTACTACACATTGGGCATATGCCTATATCTCAATACTAGCAGATCATCAAATTGCCTTGGGGGATGGTGGATATTTCAAGCCAAATGAACCTGTGACACGTGCGCAATTTGTCGCATTTATGTATCGAGCGCTGCAACAATAG